A window of Bacteroidia bacterium contains these coding sequences:
- a CDS encoding LTA synthase family protein, whose translation MNKKGSLNHHLLFFTRSTLVFLLILLLLRIVEYFSFDAIHSVNNNFWEYPAEGLLSDLIFGCGASAVLFIPFFLLSFLSARAGRSFLVIFQIILLLFSAMLAEYFVTTLAPLGEILFITPWNEVKHIVFSSVNPDLRVILILLIPLLFVPIWFAIKKITGPRIILPMFLLIIAGAILEFSYKIYNIENFSSSLNYYQSISKPSYLLKESYDYYIKVDRDLDFNSPEFREIIKDYHQKAVSFETDDERFPMWHKAGKPEDVLGPFMNLKAQPPIIVFLIVEGLGGAISGDNSYLGSFTPFLDSLANHSLYWPNFIGNGQRTFAAIPSATGALPFGREGFTEQREEMPRHLSLYSILKKNNYHTGFFYAGWAGFTSMDYYFQYHNVDLLVEDVNFPDSFSKHGYVWGYHDEDLYLRYFQMLDSLRNENVLQPLMNTLLTLSTHEPFRVPGIASYIERVEQMVDTSSINEKYKESILQGAGIYASYLYADKEIQDFIEEYKKRPDYENTVFFIFGDHRMTASIRDEIDMYHVPLLVYSPLLKRSKKMAAINSQRNLMPTVLNLMHQKFAIDLPPGQHWFDLALDTVAGFRNIHQIPLMTTERTTSDFIDGLHFITGDILHQINPDMSLTRLPNDSTYQPLRKQIRRKADLHQIVGEYVCVRNRLIPKEVMDEYLSPRVLFDGKDVLPKKIKFNEDKEWDSIYSRIPVPDDALSFVEISFDVATDDPGQLPLIVFQVNDKNNKQLEWLQIEVKDRLYGPEGGPYRFLYKHIIKPKQGMTHNIRCLIWSHKKSEFTLLELTGRVYTYNGDIP comes from the coding sequence GTAAATAATAATTTTTGGGAATATCCTGCAGAAGGATTGCTCTCTGATCTCATTTTCGGTTGCGGGGCATCAGCCGTTTTATTCATTCCCTTTTTCCTTCTTTCCTTTCTTTCCGCCCGGGCCGGAAGATCCTTTCTGGTCATATTTCAAATTATTCTGTTATTGTTCAGCGCCATGCTGGCCGAGTACTTTGTAACAACCCTTGCGCCTTTAGGAGAAATATTGTTCATCACACCGTGGAATGAAGTGAAGCATATTGTATTCAGTTCAGTAAATCCTGATCTACGCGTGATTTTAATTTTGCTTATTCCCCTGCTTTTTGTTCCCATCTGGTTTGCAATTAAAAAAATAACCGGTCCAAGAATTATCTTACCCATGTTCTTATTGATTATAGCTGGAGCCATTTTAGAATTTTCCTATAAAATATATAACATCGAAAATTTTTCATCTTCTCTGAATTATTACCAAAGCATCAGCAAACCCTCATACTTGCTAAAAGAGAGCTATGACTATTATATAAAAGTTGATCGAGATTTAGATTTTAACAGTCCTGAATTCCGGGAGATCATTAAAGATTATCATCAAAAGGCAGTTTCTTTTGAAACGGACGATGAGCGCTTTCCGATGTGGCACAAGGCGGGAAAACCGGAAGATGTGCTCGGCCCTTTTATGAATTTAAAGGCACAACCACCTATCATTGTTTTTTTAATTGTAGAAGGTTTGGGGGGCGCTATTTCCGGGGATAATTCTTATTTAGGAAGCTTCACGCCTTTTCTCGATTCACTGGCCAACCATTCATTGTATTGGCCCAATTTTATTGGAAACGGACAGCGAACTTTTGCCGCCATTCCTTCTGCAACTGGGGCGCTACCTTTTGGCCGCGAGGGCTTTACCGAACAAAGGGAAGAAATGCCCCGGCACCTTTCTCTTTATTCCATTTTAAAAAAGAACAACTACCACACTGGCTTCTTTTATGCCGGCTGGGCAGGTTTTACTTCCATGGATTATTACTTTCAGTATCATAACGTGGACCTGTTGGTTGAAGATGTAAATTTCCCTGACTCCTTTAGCAAGCATGGCTACGTTTGGGGATACCATGATGAAGACCTTTATTTAAGGTATTTTCAAATGTTGGATTCTTTAAGGAATGAAAATGTTTTGCAACCGTTGATGAATACGCTGCTCACTTTATCAACGCATGAGCCTTTCAGAGTACCGGGCATTGCGTCCTATATTGAAAGGGTTGAGCAAATGGTAGATACTTCTTCAATTAATGAGAAATATAAAGAAAGCATACTTCAAGGTGCCGGCATTTATGCCAGTTACCTGTATGCCGATAAAGAAATACAGGACTTTATAGAAGAATATAAAAAAAGGCCGGATTATGAAAATACCGTTTTTTTCATATTTGGAGATCACCGGATGACTGCTTCGATCAGAGATGAAATTGATATGTATCACGTCCCTTTGCTGGTATATTCGCCATTGTTAAAGCGCTCTAAAAAAATGGCTGCTATTAATTCGCAGCGAAACCTTATGCCGACAGTGCTCAACCTTATGCACCAAAAATTCGCGATTGATCTTCCGCCAGGGCAGCATTGGTTTGATTTGGCGCTGGATACAGTTGCCGGCTTTCGCAATATTCATCAGATCCCTTTGATGACCACCGAACGGACTACCAGTGATTTTATTGACGGATTGCATTTTATCACCGGTGATATTTTGCACCAGATTAATCCTGATATGTCCCTGACCAGATTGCCGAATGACAGCACCTACCAACCCCTGAGGAAACAAATAAGGAGAAAAGCTGATCTCCATCAAATTGTGGGAGAATATGTCTGCGTAAGAAATCGTCTGATACCAAAGGAAGTCATGGATGAATATCTCTCTCCCAGGGTATTATTCGATGGTAAAGATGTTTTACCGAAAAAGATCAAATTCAATGAGGATAAGGAATGGGATAGCATTTACAGCCGCATACCTGTTCCGGATGACGCATTAAGTTTTGTTGAAATAAGTTTTGATGTGGCAACTGACGATCCGGGCCAACTTCCCCTTATAGTTTTTCAGGTGAATGATAAAAACAACAAGCAACTGGAATGGCTACAGATTGAAGTAAAGGACAGGCTGTATGGCCCTGAAGGCGGACCTTACCGGTTTCTGTACAAGCATATCATAAAACCCAAACAAGGAATGACACATAATATACGCTGTCTGATCTGGAGTCATAAAAAAAGTGAATTCACGCTGCTGGAACTCACGGGGAGGGTTTATACTTATAATGGGGATATTCCTTGA
- a CDS encoding PmeII family type II restriction endonuclease, which yields MARLKLTEVSKYVEENIGIFHKKRIKSLDNLSLVRVLRRKNPYLFKAKHILTADEIVRGIVDAHISSSEEGIFGDWLEGLAIFINEKVYNGRKSGINGIDLEFDKDDRRYLVNIKSGPNWGNSSQIAKMITDFKKAKIVLRTSNSGVNVVAVNGCCYGRDNNPDKGEFFKYCGQRFWEFISDNPDLYTDIIEPLGHKAKEKNEEFMESYSQMINKFTRTFSNDFCDENGAIDWEKLVKFNSGEIKK from the coding sequence ATGGCAAGACTAAAGCTAACGGAAGTATCAAAGTACGTTGAGGAGAATATTGGAATCTTCCACAAGAAGCGGATAAAAAGTCTTGATAATTTGAGCTTAGTTCGAGTCTTAAGACGAAAAAACCCCTATCTATTCAAAGCCAAACATATTCTCACAGCTGATGAAATTGTTAGAGGAATTGTGGATGCTCATATCTCATCAAGTGAGGAGGGAATTTTCGGTGATTGGTTGGAAGGTCTGGCAATATTCATCAACGAAAAAGTCTACAACGGCAGGAAGTCCGGCATTAATGGTATTGATCTAGAATTTGATAAGGACGACAGGCGATATCTTGTCAATATCAAATCTGGTCCAAATTGGGGAAATAGCAGTCAAATCGCTAAGATGATCACTGACTTCAAAAAGGCAAAGATCGTTCTGCGTACTAGCAATTCTGGAGTGAATGTGGTGGCAGTAAACGGTTGCTGCTACGGCAGAGATAACAATCCTGATAAAGGTGAATTTTTCAAGTATTGTGGACAGCGTTTTTGGGAATTCATTTCTGATAATCCTGATCTCTACACGGACATTATAGAACCTCTGGGACATAAAGCTAAAGAAAAGAATGAAGAATTCATGGAGTCTTATTCACAGATGATCAACAAATTCACCCGCACCTTCAGCAATGATTTTTGCGATGAAAATGGTGCAATTGATTGGGAGAAGCTGGTAAAGTTCAATTCAGGAGAGATTAAGAAGTAG
- a CDS encoding site-specific DNA-methyltransferase: MELRTDLYLGDCREILEEIPDNSVDFIFTSPPYADQRKTSYGGIPHQKYVEWFLPITEQLLRVLNPKGTFVLNIKEKVVSGERSTYVLELILEMRRQGWLWTEEFIWHKKNSYPGKWPNRFRDAWERILQFNKEKNFNMYQEEVMVPMGDWAKTRLKKLSKTDKARDESKVGSGFGKNISNWLTREKAFPTNVLHLATECNNKNHSAAFPEGLPEWFIKLFSKQGDTVLDPFMGSGTTNYVAHRMKRNSIGIEIVPEYYEMVRKEIPSVDHYLLEPKVEYGKTKANGSIKVR; this comes from the coding sequence ATGGAGTTAAGAACAGATTTGTATTTAGGTGACTGCCGAGAAATTCTGGAAGAAATTCCAGATAATTCGGTGGATTTCATTTTCACATCACCACCCTACGCTGATCAGAGGAAAACCAGCTACGGTGGTATTCCTCATCAGAAGTATGTGGAGTGGTTCTTACCTATAACTGAACAACTGCTAAGGGTTTTGAATCCCAAAGGCACTTTTGTCCTGAACATTAAAGAGAAGGTGGTTAGTGGTGAGCGCAGTACCTACGTCCTAGAGCTCATTTTAGAGATGCGAAGGCAGGGATGGTTATGGACAGAAGAATTCATTTGGCATAAAAAGAACAGCTATCCTGGGAAATGGCCCAATCGCTTTCGTGATGCCTGGGAAAGGATTCTTCAATTTAATAAGGAGAAGAATTTTAACATGTATCAGGAAGAGGTCATGGTCCCAATGGGAGATTGGGCCAAAACAAGACTCAAAAAATTGAGCAAAACTGACAAGGCAAGGGATGAATCAAAGGTGGGAAGTGGTTTCGGGAAGAACATATCAAATTGGCTTACTAGGGAGAAGGCCTTTCCAACTAACGTGCTTCATCTGGCTACAGAATGCAATAACAAAAATCATAGTGCTGCCTTTCCTGAAGGATTACCGGAGTGGTTCATCAAACTCTTTTCAAAACAGGGGGATACCGTTCTCGATCCATTCATGGGATCTGGAACAACAAATTACGTAGCGCATCGAATGAAGCGCAATTCAATCGGAATCGAAATCGTCCCAGAATACTATGAGATGGTAAGGAAAGAAATTCCATCAGTTGATCATTACCTATTAGAACCAAAAGTTGAATATGGCAAGACTAAAGCTAACGGAAGTATCAAAGTACGTTGA